GCGTGACGAGAACCGACTGCGACGGCCGCTCGCCCTGAAACGCGTGCTCCAAATCGGGAGCCTCAGGAGTCACGCCAACGATATGGAACAACGCGATTGCGCCGGATGAAGCCGCTGCTGCCGCCAGCGCCTTCAGTTGATCGCTGGTCGGATCGACGTCGAGCCCGTCGATCACGGGCACGCCGCTGGAAACTGATTGCCCAAGCAGATAGCCAAGCACCGGATAGAAATCGTCGCGCTCCTGCAACGCGCGTGATATGCCAGCGAGGCGGAAGTGATGCGTTCCTTTCCGATGCTCGGTCAAATGCAGACCCGACGCCGGAACCCGCCCGGTGAGGGCGCAGGAAATGTCGAGATAGTCTCCGTATCGGTTGGTGCGGGCGCCGATGACCGAATTTGCATAGGCGACGGCATTCGATTCGGACCACGCGATTTGCTCTCCGAAGACCGGAGTCGCCTCGGTGTGATAAGGAGCGCAGGTGAAACCCGGCACTGCGCCCATGCGCACATAGGCCATGCCGAGCCGGTAAGCATTGTCGGCAAACTGCGGATCCTGGCCAAGCGCTCGCCAATTGGTGCGATCCATCGACATGACATTGAGCGAGGTTGGCACCCGTACCCGTCCCCCCAGGTCGGCCAACCTTTCCGCAAACGCGAGGCCTGCATTTCCCTCGTAGACAATGCCGTCGATGTGCGCTTTCGTGACTTCGATGA
This Thermomicrobiales bacterium DNA region includes the following protein-coding sequences:
- a CDS encoding aconitase X catalytic domain-containing protein yields the protein MSGAHSLHLTETERGMLAGDDGPAAALAMRILTRVAPLYGANRFIEVTKAHIDGIVYEGNAGLAFAERLADLGGRVRVPTSLNVMSMDRTNWRALGQDPQFADNAYRLGMAYVRMGAVPGFTCAPYHTEATPVFGEQIAWSESNAVAYANSVIGARTNRYGDYLDISCALTGRVPASGLHLTEHRKGTHHFRLAGISRALQERDDFYPVLGYLLGQSVSSGVPVIDGLDVDPTSDQLKALAAAAASSGAIALFHIVGVTPEAPDLEHAFQGERPSQSVLVTPEQLRAVRNTLTTATSADVDVVAFGSPHASLRECVELAELMRGRHAKPGLQVYLTTSRAIKEILERTGALHEIETFGTSVVVDTCIAVAPLVKPGAKVLMTNSGKYAHHGPGIIGVDSIYGSTRECIEAAVSGRAAVDDSAWR